The Oceanivirga salmonicida region AAAAATATGATATTTATGCTCCTATTATAATTTATTGTTTATTCATAAACTATTTCTTTTTGTTATAATCGTATCACTTGAAATTTATTTTGTCAATATAAGTTATAGAGTAAATGAAAAGTAAAAATTATTCACTTAACCTTATAGTTAAAAACTCAAATCCCCTTATTTCTATTTCTTGATTTATATCTAATTCTTTTATTATATTTTCTAGACCATCACATAAATAAATTTTCTTATATTTTTTATCTAAATTCAATTTAAATCTAGTAAAACTATTATGTGCTTCATATAATCTAATTATTATATCTTTACTATCATACGCTTTTTTTATAGTTTCTATGATAATATTTTTCTTATCACAAGATATAAAAGAATATTCTTCTTTTTCTAATTTACCTTTATATGCTATTATCTCATTATTTATATTATATGATTGCTCTATAACATCACTATTTATTAAGTCTCCCTTATGCATATATAGTGAATAAGTAATATAATGAGTTTCTCTATCTGCCATTTCATTAGGTTCATTTCCTGATTTTATAAGTGATAAACCTACATTAGAACCGTTTACTGCATGCCCATATTTACAATCATTCATAATAGCAACTCCATAATGACCTTCTGATAAATCTACATACTTATGTGCTGCTGATTCAAACCTAGCTCTGTCCCAACTAGTATTCTTGTGTGTTGCTCTTTTTATATGACCAAATTGTATATCAAAACTAGCAGTATTTGCATGTATATTTAATGGGAAATGTACTTTTAGTAAATGTTGACTATCATCCCATTCTATTTTTGTTCTGAAATCTATACGCTTAATATCATTATATAAATAAATATCTTGATATATCTTAGATCTACTTATACTTCTTTCTATTCTTAATTTCATATATACTGATCCATTTTCAACTACTTCTACCTTTGTTACATTATTTACTTCATAGAATTTTTCAGTATAGTATTCATCTATATCCCAGTTATCATGCCACATAGGTTTATCTTCATACATTATTAGTTGATTGGCTAATTCATTGCGTTTTATAAGTTCTCTTTTTTCATCTTTATCAAATATAGAAACTATATTGTAATTTTCATCAAATTCTAATGTATATAAATTAGTTTCAAATTTTCTATTTTCTATTTTTATATTACTATTTGATATTTCACTTTCTATAAACTCATAATATTTATACCCTTTTGGAAGTAAATTTTTAATATATGCCATACCATTTTGTACTAAATTATCTCCTAAATACCCTGATTTATTTCCTATTAAATTACTAATATCAACATAATCATTTCTAACATGTGATAAAGTGTTTATTAAAGTTACTCCTTTATTATCTGTATTCATAGATTTTAAAGTTCTATTTTGTATTTTATTTAATTTTTCTTTTATTTCTTTATATTGAATTTTTGTTAAATCATATACTTCTTTTATGCTAGAACCTGGTAATATATCATGAAATTGATTTATTAAAACTGTTTCCCAAATTTCATCTAATTCTTTTTGTGGGTATTCTAAATTAGATAAACTGGCTAAAAATTCTAAATTCATTAAATTAATTTCAGTTTTTCTATTTGCTCTTTTATTTCTACCCATAGAAGTTAAAGTCCCTCTATGATATTCAAAATATAGTTCTCCTACCCACTTTTCTAATCTTTTATTTCCTATAACTTTTTTTTCTAAATCTTCAAAAAAATCAATTGCAAATCTTTGCTTAACTTGTGGTATTCCCTTTATTCCTTTTTCCATTCTCTTAGATACTTCTAGCATTTCACGAGTTGGACCCCCGCCACCATCTCCATATCCATAAGAAATTAATATATCATTATTTATATTTTTATTTTGATATCTATTCCAAGCACCCATAATGGCATCTGGATGTAGCATACCATTATATGTAGTAAAAAAACTCTTTCTATTTTGTTTTAATTCAGTAGTAGTTATTAAATATGTAAGGATACTAGTTCCATCTATACCTTCCCACATAAAAGTATCATTTGGTATTTTATTATATTGATTCCATGCAAGTTTAGTGGTCATAAAATATTTAATATTACATTTATTCATTATTTGTGGTAAATTCCCAGAATACCCAAAAGCATCTGGTAACCATAATATCTTGCCATTATCTAAACCAAATTCATCTTTAAAAAATTTCTTTCCATAATACATTTGTCTTATTAAAGATTCTCCTGATGGTAAATTAGTATCTGCTTCTACAAAAAATCCACCTTCTGGTTCCCATCTTTTTTCTCTAATTAATTTTTTTACATTTTCATATATTTCTGGGTATCTTAATTTTAAAAACTTATAAAGTGCTGGTTGACTAGACATAAACTTATAATTATCATATTCACTCATTAACTTCGTTACAGTTGAAAAACTTCTTGATACCTTTTGTTTAGTTTGCTCAACAGTCCATCTCCATGCAACATCTATATGTGTATGTCCTATTGAACTTGCAATTATTTCATTATTACCTGCCATATCAGTATAAATATTTTTTTCTATATACTCTATTGCCTTATCTAATGAAGCATAAAATTCTTTTGATAAAGGATTTCTCATATCTAATAAATTTATTGTTTCATTAATATGTTTTCCTAAATTTATTCTTTCTAAACTATCTTCTTTTAACCATTCAAATGATAATAAAGGAACTTGAATATCGTAATATAATTTTTGAATTTTTTCATCTAATAGAAAAAAGTTTGTTTCTAATTTTAAATCTGTATGAAAATATCCAGTATGTGCTTGTAAATCTATTCTTATTTCTTTTGGTTCTGTATTAGTATATAGTAAAGTTTGCTTATGTTTAGTATCTAAACCTTGTATAATTTTACCATCAACAAATAATAAAAACTGTGGATTTTGGCAACCCCCACCTTCTATTTTAGTATCTACTTCTAGCCATAAAGTTTTCCCATAATATTTTTCAGGTATATTTATTTTTGTTTTAAACCAATAATTAGTGTCTTTACCTGTAAAAAACATTTTTTTGGTATTAAATTTTTCAAATTTAGCACCTTCACCATCAGCATTTTCAGGTCTTAAATAGTATCCTTTCTTATATTCCCAATCAGTTATTTCAATTTTTTCTTGTATCATTAATTTTTTTAAATCTCTTAATATAACTTCAGCTCTTTGATCTAAAAATTTCACTTTTTCTCCATTTCCTAATAAGTAAGTGTATGCCAAAAATGACATACACTTATATATTTTAATTATTTAGTTTTCTTAAATTCATCTATTTGTTTTTGTGCTTCTTCTTTTATTTTTTGAAGTCCAACTTTATTCATTTCTTCTAACATTTGTGCTATTTTAGCTTTTGGTTCATGAACTCCTGTTAATAATTCTGCTTTATATTTATTATATACACCTAATACAGCAAATATTTCATCTTGTACTGGTTCAACATTAAATGTAAATCCTAATAATACAGAAGGTTTTGCTTCTTCATTTAATTTTTCAACTTCTTTCCATTGATTTTCTTCAACGTCATTAGTTATAGTCATATTAAAGAATGTTCCTTGTGCATAAGCTGCCATTGGCCATCCTTTAAATTTAGCATCATTTCTACTTATTCTTTGTTCACCAAATGCTTCAACATATTCAAAGTTTACTCCTTCTTCACCATATGCAAACATATCTCTTAATTTAGTATCAGTATTTATTAATTGTAAGAACGCTAATGCTTTTTCAGGACTAGTTGAACTAGAAGATATACTATTTAATGATCCTTGTATAGTTCCATTTGATACTATTGTTGGTCCATATTGTGCTAATAAAACTTCAGCCCCTATTTGTGGTCCCCATACTGTTTTTGCTGCTAATGGCCAACCTTGTGCTATAAAGAATGGTGCATATTTAGGTCTTTCAGTAGTTGTTGCAGCATCAGGATTTATAATTCCTTCTTTGTACCATTTATGTAAATATTCTAAATCTTTTAATATATCTGCTTGTTCAAAAACATTTACAACTTTCATTTCTTTATCATCTATGTGAACAGCTAAACCATCAAATGCTAAACCAAATTTATCGTAATTATTAAATATTTGAGTTGCTCCTTCTCTATCTAAAATATATGAAGGTTTTCCTGTTTCTTTTTTTATATTTCCTAATAAATTATCTAAATCAGGTAATGTTTTAAGTTCATCTAATTTAACATTAAATTTATCAACATATTTTTTATCTATTACAAAATATTGAGTTATTGAAGAATCTTTATATGTTGGTACTGCATAAATTTTACCATTTATTCTAACACCGTCCCAATATTTATCAGGTATTAAATCTTTTAATGCCTTAAATTCAGGCTTATTTAATAAATCATCTAGTGATATGAATAATCCTGTACTTACATCATTGTAATATACATTGTTATTACCAAATAAAACATCAAAAGGTTCATTTGAAGTAGATATTATACTTCTTCTGCTACCCCAATCTCCCCAAGATATAGTTTCAACTTCTAATTTAGCACCAATTTTAGGTTCTACATATTCATTTACTTTTTGAATCCATGTATCATAATTTTCTGGTTTTCCATTACCTATATTAATAACTTTTAATGTAGGTATTTCTTCAGCAACTTTTTCTTCTTTACTACCACATGATACAAATACTAATCCCATTGTCATAGCTAATGCTATTTTTTTAAAAAATTTTTTCATAATTTTTCCTCCTATTTATAATTATTCTTTAATTGCTCCCACTGTTAATCCTGTTATAAAGTATTTTTGGAAGAATGGATAAGCTAATGCTATTGGTACTATAATCATAACTGCTATTGCCATTCTCATTGACTCTGTCGGTAAATTTCTTATGTACTCTTGTAATGTTAAACCAATACTAGGATTTTGTGCTAAATATTCTATATTTTTTTGTATATTATTAAGTACTGCTTGAAGTGGTAATTTACTACTATCACTTATATACAATGCTGCTTGAAACCAATCATTCCAATACCCAAAACTTAAAAATAATGCCAAGGTTGCTATTAATGGTTTTGCTAATGGTAAAACTATTTTTGTGAAAATTTGAAGTTGAGTTGCACCATCTATTTTAGCCGATTCTATTAAACTACTATGTATATTAGTTGAAAAATATGATCTTGCTAATATTACATTAAATGAATTTACACATATAGGTAAAATCAATGCCCAATAAGAATTTTTTAATCCCAATAAATGAGTATTTACTACAAATGATGCCACTAGTCCACCATTAAATATCATAGGTATAAATATTACATAAGTAAATAAACTTTTAAGTCTAAAATTAGGTCTAGATAATGAATAACCTAGTGTTGTTGCAAATAATACACCTAATATAGTACCAACAGTTGTTATACCAACAGAAACCCCTAATGCCTTTAATATAGTTGCTTTTTCATGCCATAAAAATATATATGCGTCAAAAGATATTTTTGATGGTATAAACCTAAACCCATTTTCATATAATGTTGCTTCACTTGTTAATGATATTGCTATAATAAGTAAGAAAGGAACTACACATACTATAGCAAAAATCATAAAAAATACTTCTAATAATGCATTAGCCACTGGACTTATTGCATTTAATCTTACTTTTGTTTTTTTCATATTCCCCCCTAAATAATAGCACT contains the following coding sequences:
- a CDS encoding carbohydrate ABC transporter permease, producing the protein MKKTKVRLNAISPVANALLEVFFMIFAIVCVVPFLLIIAISLTSEATLYENGFRFIPSKISFDAYIFLWHEKATILKALGVSVGITTVGTILGVLFATTLGYSLSRPNFRLKSLFTYVIFIPMIFNGGLVASFVVNTHLLGLKNSYWALILPICVNSFNVILARSYFSTNIHSSLIESAKIDGATQLQIFTKIVLPLAKPLIATLALFLSFGYWNDWFQAALYISDSSKLPLQAVLNNIQKNIEYLAQNPSIGLTLQEYIRNLPTESMRMAIAVMIIVPIALAYPFFQKYFITGLTVGAIKE
- a CDS encoding alpha-mannosidase: MKFLDQRAEVILRDLKKLMIQEKIEITDWEYKKGYYLRPENADGEGAKFEKFNTKKMFFTGKDTNYWFKTKINIPEKYYGKTLWLEVDTKIEGGGCQNPQFLLFVDGKIIQGLDTKHKQTLLYTNTEPKEIRIDLQAHTGYFHTDLKLETNFFLLDEKIQKLYYDIQVPLLSFEWLKEDSLERINLGKHINETINLLDMRNPLSKEFYASLDKAIEYIEKNIYTDMAGNNEIIASSIGHTHIDVAWRWTVEQTKQKVSRSFSTVTKLMSEYDNYKFMSSQPALYKFLKLRYPEIYENVKKLIREKRWEPEGGFFVEADTNLPSGESLIRQMYYGKKFFKDEFGLDNGKILWLPDAFGYSGNLPQIMNKCNIKYFMTTKLAWNQYNKIPNDTFMWEGIDGTSILTYLITTTELKQNRKSFFTTYNGMLHPDAIMGAWNRYQNKNINNDILISYGYGDGGGGPTREMLEVSKRMEKGIKGIPQVKQRFAIDFFEDLEKKVIGNKRLEKWVGELYFEYHRGTLTSMGRNKRANRKTEINLMNLEFLASLSNLEYPQKELDEIWETVLINQFHDILPGSSIKEVYDLTKIQYKEIKEKLNKIQNRTLKSMNTDNKGVTLINTLSHVRNDYVDISNLIGNKSGYLGDNLVQNGMAYIKNLLPKGYKYYEFIESEISNSNIKIENRKFETNLYTLEFDENYNIVSIFDKDEKRELIKRNELANQLIMYEDKPMWHDNWDIDEYYTEKFYEVNNVTKVEVVENGSVYMKLRIERSISRSKIYQDIYLYNDIKRIDFRTKIEWDDSQHLLKVHFPLNIHANTASFDIQFGHIKRATHKNTSWDRARFESAAHKYVDLSEGHYGVAIMNDCKYGHAVNGSNVGLSLIKSGNEPNEMADRETHYITYSLYMHKGDLINSDVIEQSYNINNEIIAYKGKLEKEEYSFISCDKKNIIIETIKKAYDSKDIIIRLYEAHNSFTRFKLNLDKKYKKIYLCDGLENIIKELDINQEIEIRGFEFLTIRLSE
- a CDS encoding ABC transporter substrate-binding protein yields the protein MKKFFKKIALAMTMGLVFVSCGSKEEKVAEEIPTLKVINIGNGKPENYDTWIQKVNEYVEPKIGAKLEVETISWGDWGSRRSIISTSNEPFDVLFGNNNVYYNDVSTGLFISLDDLLNKPEFKALKDLIPDKYWDGVRINGKIYAVPTYKDSSITQYFVIDKKYVDKFNVKLDELKTLPDLDNLLGNIKKETGKPSYILDREGATQIFNNYDKFGLAFDGLAVHIDDKEMKVVNVFEQADILKDLEYLHKWYKEGIINPDAATTTERPKYAPFFIAQGWPLAAKTVWGPQIGAEVLLAQYGPTIVSNGTIQGSLNSISSSSTSPEKALAFLQLINTDTKLRDMFAYGEEGVNFEYVEAFGEQRISRNDAKFKGWPMAAYAQGTFFNMTITNDVEENQWKEVEKLNEEAKPSVLLGFTFNVEPVQDEIFAVLGVYNKYKAELLTGVHEPKAKIAQMLEEMNKVGLQKIKEEAQKQIDEFKKTK